A region from the Microcoleus sp. FACHB-672 genome encodes:
- a CDS encoding cadherin-like domain-containing protein, whose translation MMPLFDENLLSFGKERLDHTPNLLPADGSALSSGIYPFSPPASASAPDNSFFSLIESIEEFNAQVFLNVNYLPNTSAVVNPIGGQDPLTGIDHREMRSAGNLLVGKPAQQPAVREIVFVDAAVEDYQSLVAGIPAGAEVVILDASHNGTDQISEVLAQRAGISAVHIVSHGGPGSLNLGNSTLNLADLAKTQQWANALTPDADILIYGCDVASGAQGEAFVEKLSELTGADVAASIDKTGSALQGGDWLLEYGAGQIETDLAFNEPARLAYNSVFAIIDSIGQSTFAANATFGGTLIGGLSGITYNSANNQYYVIADARNNGTGPVRFYTFNIDVSSGTLGAGGATATGVTLLGNPTPTAFAANTSDTEGIALAPGGTGVFISSEGFFSGTTPTAQPFINQFNIATGVQTSALPIPSKFTATNTTSGIVSNAAFESLSISPSGQFLFTATENALKQDGAVPTASTGTPSRILTYNLATSTAGAEYLYNTDAGNGISEILALDNTTLLVLERSMNPLAQTGSLRLYQVSLTGATDISGLNALAGSPTAVQKTLVVDLVAAGFPINNFDPINNFEGMTLGPTLPSGKRSLILISDNNYGAGINLATTVAAFSVNSAPVLDNTGTPTLTAIDEDVPVASNTGTLVSNLIGSSINDLDSADPEGIAVTGLNTTNGTWQYSTDSTTWTSLGTPSESAAMLLAADPNTRIRFIPNANFNGGSGNITFRAWDGTTGTNGTTANITTLGTGGLTSFSTATETASITVNAVNDLPVLTVPGIQTINQNINSAIPGISIADIDAGIGNLQVTLSATNGSLNLSALTGLTFSTGDGTADASMTFTGSLTNINTALANLTYRSSGNYSGPATVNLNVSDLGNTGTGGALMASGSIAVNVTAVPYGAGSVLVNEVVTNPQQDWSTSNFNGVVGAGVVSEGTDEWAELYISQAGLDLTNWTIELLDGTNVIGNLTAGGAFQTSRYISNTAGSSFTNTAVGDYLLLGNVNGAMNNAITLVIKDHIGTIIDQVAVGAGAPSGVATGVTNEAVARVPNGIDTNNDVIDFRKQAATLGTFNNIGQLALADHISGQVSDQFAAPTSPVPAGTVLHRFRLTASNEPINISNLTFNVSQTGIANTDFTALRLVQDTNNNGVDDVGDVVVGTVESPVNIADGLRFSNITAPVGTSNYLLSTGVNNLLAGDRLTFNLTTANITAAGNTSLLPLVTTGTVSSTLHTVDVPPLAVVINEVSWMGTQAAATDEWIELYNPTNNAIDLTGWTIQSAGGGTLNYTITSGVIAAGGYFLLERTADTTVSNIAADAILTGGINNTGGISLVLRESAGNMIDTANVNGGAWPAGSNTAATARFTMERIDPTSADIDGNWLTNTGLIQNGLDAGNNAIHGTPRAQNSVYATPGVVITESGTTTNITEGGVTDTYTVVLKTPVTAPVAINLGTVFGQTSVNATFLTFNANNWNVAQTVTVSAVDDTTVEANHIGTINHVASSSDLRYNGITIASVNANITDNDSTPPTINFSTGPLNYTENQGSVLVDAGMTVTDPDSPDFNGGVLTVQFANTTGLAEDSLSIRNQGTGAGQISIAGNVVNYGGVAIATFSGGTNGATPLVINFNSNANITSVSALLQNITYQNSSENPSTASRTLQFQMTDGDTGIGLPVNKAINLNAVNDVAVLATNADLTLNEGASGIINTGTLQVTDADNLPAQLIYSVTTSPSNGSLFLNGVATTSFTQDDIDNNRITYLHNGSETTTDSLTFTVFDGTNTLGASTFNFTINAVNDVAVLATNADLTLNEGASGIINTGTLQVTDADTAPAQLIYTVTTATTNGTLLLNNVATTSFTQDDINNNRITYTHTGSETTNDSFTFTISDGTNTLGASTFNFTINAVNDVPVLAANAGLTLNEGASGIINTSILQVTDIDTAPAQLIYSVTTSPTNGTLFLNGVATTSFTQDDINNNRATYLHNGSETTTDSFTFTVSDGTNTLGASTFNFTINAVNDVPVLATNAGLTLNEGASANVSSGVLQTTDIDTAPAQLIYTVTNLPTNGTLLLNNSAATSFTQDDIDNNRITYLHNGSETTTDNFTFTVSDGTNTLGASTFNFTINAVSDVPILATNTGLALTEGTSGIINTGTLQVTDIDTAPTQLIYSVTTSPTNGTLFLNGVATTSFTQDDIDNSRITYTHNGSETTNDSFTFTISDGTNTLGASTFNFTINAVNNVPILATNAGLTLNEGTSANVSSGVLQTTDVDTAPTQLIYSVTTSPSNGTLFLNGVVTTSFTQDDINSNRVTYLHNGSETTTDSFTFTVSDGVNTLNGATFAINITPVNDAPAANNDSFIATEDTPLTVALANSVLTNDTDVENTPLTAALVTNPNNGTVTFNTNGTFTYTPNGNFAGTDSFTYQASDGNSTSNIATITITVNPVNDAPIAVDDSYSTNKNIPLTIAADTGILASDSDVENNPLTAVLITDTNNGTLSLNPNGSFTYTPNAGFVGNDSFTYQANDGLLNSNAVTVSITVDEANAVPVLARNAGLTLNEGAGVSLSSAMLQTTDADNLPAQLIYTVTASSTNGTLLLNGVATTSFTQADIDNNRITYAHNGGETTSDSFTFTVADGAGGSLSNTFNITINPVNVAPAANNDSLTLNENAPTTAINVLANDTDADGDTLVIASFTQPSNGTLLSNADGTFSYTPNSNFAGSDSFTYNISDGKGGTDIGIVTLTISPTPIPTPTPEPAPIPTPTPEPTPTPIPTPIPTPEPTPTPIPAPTPEPSPIPTPTPEPTPIPTPIPTPEPAPTPIPTPIPTPEPTPIPTPIPTPTPEPAPIPTPSPEPTPIPTPIPTPEPEPTPIPTPTPEPAPIPTPIPIPSESPQPNNQPGTTPNAGSGAFYFENFFQYFATRQRDFINLFFDENYYLANNPDVAEAVAKGVYHTGFEHFQDFGLFEGRNPSELFDNQQYIAANADVAEAIAAGVYQSGFEHFIQHGLFEERDLKLLLFDEAYYRTMNLDVAEAIELGVYDSGYEHFIKHGQFEGRNPSILFNESYYLTQNPEVAAAVAAGTYHSGFEHFIQVGLFAGLNPSALFDNQAYLAQNPKVAAAVAAGTYHSGFEHFLKIGLFDGSSPQLLLSKQVFDFESMTEYLSTAGRGALALFFDENAYLAENPDIREAIANGDFKTSLEHFLKFAPAQGRGLISLFFNEETYLAENSDVAYAVAQGSYISGLEHFLQFGIFEGRDSRFLLFDEGFYLANNPDVQEAVDKGVYRSGFEHYERYGQAEGRNPSNLFDEKFYLAENADVAEAVAAGIYRSGFEHFVKHGLFEGRNPCTLFDNQRYLAENADVAEAVSAGIYRSGFEQFLKVGLQAGRDSQFLQFNEVAYLAANADVAAAVAAGVYSNGFEHFKRFGRFEGRAGLIG comes from the coding sequence ATGATGCCACTGTTCGATGAAAATCTGCTGTCTTTTGGGAAAGAACGACTGGATCACACTCCCAATTTACTGCCAGCAGATGGCAGCGCCTTGTCCTCTGGAATTTACCCGTTCTCGCCACCAGCATCTGCAAGTGCCCCTGACAATTCCTTTTTTTCCCTTATAGAAAGCATCGAAGAATTTAATGCACAAGTTTTTCTAAATGTCAATTATTTACCGAACACATCTGCCGTCGTCAATCCCATCGGAGGGCAAGATCCGCTAACAGGAATTGATCACAGGGAAATGAGGAGTGCCGGCAATTTGCTAGTTGGCAAACCGGCACAGCAGCCGGCGGTTCGCGAGATTGTTTTTGTTGACGCCGCCGTTGAAGATTACCAGAGTTTGGTGGCCGGCATCCCGGCAGGGGCAGAAGTTGTCATCCTTGACGCCAGCCACAACGGCACAGATCAAATAAGCGAAGTTTTAGCACAGCGTGCCGGTATCTCTGCGGTTCACATTGTCTCCCACGGTGGCCCTGGAAGTTTGAACTTAGGTAACTCAACCTTAAATCTGGCCGATCTTGCCAAAACGCAACAGTGGGCAAACGCCCTAACCCCAGATGCAGACATCCTTATATACGGGTGTGATGTGGCATCGGGGGCGCAAGGTGAAGCTTTTGTCGAAAAACTAAGTGAATTAACCGGCGCGGATGTTGCCGCCTCCATAGATAAAACCGGCAGCGCATTACAAGGCGGAGATTGGTTGCTGGAATACGGGGCCGGCCAGATCGAGACAGATTTGGCATTTAACGAGCCGGCGAGGTTAGCTTATAACTCGGTTTTTGCCATTATCGATTCAATCGGGCAATCCACCTTTGCTGCGAATGCAACCTTTGGGGGTACTTTAATCGGTGGGTTGTCGGGCATTACTTACAATAGCGCGAACAATCAATATTACGTGATTGCCGATGCTCGCAACAACGGAACCGGCCCGGTTCGCTTTTATACTTTCAATATCGATGTGAGTTCTGGAACCCTTGGAGCCGGCGGCGCAACGGCAACGGGTGTGACATTACTGGGAAACCCGACTCCGACTGCCTTTGCTGCCAACACGAGTGATACCGAAGGAATTGCCCTTGCACCAGGTGGGACAGGAGTATTTATTTCTTCAGAAGGGTTTTTTAGCGGCACCACGCCTACAGCACAACCGTTTATTAATCAGTTCAATATCGCAACCGGCGTTCAAACTTCAGCTTTGCCGATTCCGAGCAAGTTTACAGCCACAAACACCACCAGTGGCATTGTCAGCAACGCCGCCTTTGAAAGCCTCAGTATCAGTCCAAGTGGGCAGTTTTTGTTTACAGCAACAGAAAACGCCTTAAAACAAGACGGTGCAGTTCCCACCGCTTCCACCGGCACTCCTTCCCGGATTTTGACCTACAATTTGGCCACTAGCACGGCAGGCGCGGAATATCTCTACAACACGGATGCTGGTAATGGAATTTCCGAGATATTAGCCCTTGATAACACAACCCTGCTCGTGCTGGAACGCTCAATGAACCCACTAGCGCAAACGGGTAGCTTGCGCTTATACCAAGTATCGTTAACCGGGGCGACAGATATTTCAGGCTTAAACGCCCTCGCCGGTAGCCCTACAGCGGTTCAGAAAACGTTAGTTGTGGATTTGGTGGCGGCAGGTTTTCCGATTAATAATTTTGATCCGATTAATAATTTTGAAGGGATGACACTTGGCCCTACCTTGCCAAGTGGGAAACGATCGCTCATTTTGATCAGCGATAACAACTATGGGGCCGGTATTAACCTTGCCACAACAGTTGCGGCGTTTTCGGTTAATAGTGCCCCTGTGCTGGATAACACCGGCACCCCGACTCTCACAGCAATTGATGAAGATGTGCCCGTAGCCTCAAACACCGGCACACTGGTTTCTAACCTCATTGGCAGCAGCATCAATGACTTAGACTCTGCCGATCCAGAAGGCATTGCGGTGACAGGGTTAAACACCACCAACGGCACTTGGCAGTATTCCACTGACAGCACCACTTGGACAAGTTTAGGCACTCCCTCTGAAAGCGCGGCAATGCTGTTGGCGGCAGATCCGAATACCCGAATTCGGTTTATCCCCAATGCCAATTTCAACGGTGGTTCGGGTAATATTACCTTCCGCGCTTGGGATGGCACAACCGGCACCAACGGCACTACGGCAAATATTACGACTCTGGGAACTGGTGGGTTAACGTCTTTTAGCACCGCAACGGAAACCGCCAGCATTACTGTTAATGCTGTGAATGATTTGCCGGTTCTCACCGTTCCTGGCATTCAAACAATTAACCAAAATATTAATTCAGCAATTCCGGGTATCAGTATTGCCGATATTGATGCCGGCATCGGCAATTTGCAAGTCACGCTTTCTGCCACAAATGGAAGTCTCAATTTAAGTGCGCTCACTGGACTGACTTTTTCAACAGGTGATGGCACGGCTGACGCCAGCATGACTTTTACTGGCTCTCTCACGAATATTAACACCGCACTTGCAAATCTCACATATCGCAGCAGTGGTAACTATTCTGGGCCGGCAACAGTTAACCTAAATGTAAGCGACTTGGGAAACACCGGCACGGGAGGTGCTTTAATGGCATCGGGTTCTATTGCGGTTAATGTAACTGCTGTTCCCTATGGTGCCGGTTCCGTACTGGTTAATGAAGTCGTTACCAATCCTCAGCAAGACTGGAGTACCAGTAATTTTAATGGTGTTGTGGGTGCCGGTGTGGTTAGTGAAGGCACCGATGAATGGGCGGAACTTTACATCTCACAAGCCGGCTTAGACTTGACAAACTGGACAATTGAACTCCTTGACGGCACCAATGTTATCGGCAATTTAACTGCTGGCGGTGCATTTCAAACGTCTCGTTATATTTCCAACACAGCCGGTAGCAGTTTCACGAATACTGCTGTAGGAGATTATCTCCTATTAGGAAATGTTAACGGCGCGATGAACAATGCCATCACGCTGGTTATTAAAGATCACATCGGCACGATTATTGATCAAGTTGCCGTCGGTGCCGGTGCGCCTAGTGGCGTTGCAACGGGGGTTACGAATGAAGCAGTTGCTCGTGTGCCGAATGGTATAGATACGAATAATGATGTAATTGACTTCCGCAAGCAAGCAGCAACCCTTGGTACGTTTAATAATATTGGACAGCTTGCTTTAGCAGATCATATTTCCGGTCAAGTTAGCGATCAATTTGCTGCACCGACTTCACCTGTGCCGGCGGGGACTGTTTTACACCGCTTCCGCCTCACTGCTAGTAATGAACCTATTAACATAAGTAATCTCACATTTAATGTCTCACAAACCGGCATTGCCAATACTGATTTTACCGCCTTGCGGCTGGTTCAAGATACGAATAATAATGGCGTGGATGATGTCGGCGATGTAGTGGTGGGAACGGTTGAAAGTCCGGTGAATATCGCGGATGGTTTGAGATTTAGCAATATAACAGCGCCGGTTGGAACGAGTAATTATTTATTGAGTACGGGAGTTAATAATTTACTAGCCGGTGATCGATTAACCTTTAATTTAACAACGGCTAATATTACGGCTGCCGGTAACACAAGTTTATTACCTTTAGTAACCACCGGCACAGTTTCAAGCACACTTCATACCGTAGATGTGCCGCCACTTGCCGTAGTAATTAACGAAGTTTCTTGGATGGGAACGCAGGCGGCGGCAACAGATGAATGGATCGAACTTTATAACCCAACAAATAATGCAATCGACCTCACCGGCTGGACGATTCAAAGTGCTGGTGGAGGGACACTTAATTATACTATTACAAGTGGTGTTATTGCAGCAGGTGGCTATTTCCTTTTAGAGCGCACAGCAGATACAACTGTTAGCAATATTGCAGCAGATGCTATTTTGACAGGTGGGATTAATAATACTGGCGGAATTTCTTTAGTTTTGCGAGAAAGTGCCGGCAATATGATTGACACCGCTAATGTAAATGGTGGTGCATGGCCGGCAGGTTCTAACACAGCAGCAACCGCTCGGTTTACAATGGAGAGGATTGATCCGACTTCGGCTGATATTGATGGCAATTGGTTAACAAACACCGGCTTAATTCAAAATGGCTTAGATGCCGGTAATAACGCGATTCATGGCACACCAAGAGCGCAAAATTCGGTGTATGCAACGCCAGGGGTTGTGATTACCGAATCTGGGACAACTACAAATATTACTGAAGGCGGAGTCACGGATACTTATACAGTCGTTTTAAAAACGCCAGTGACAGCGCCGGTGGCGATTAATTTAGGTACAGTTTTTGGACAAACAAGTGTTAACGCCACATTTTTAACATTTAATGCCAATAACTGGAATGTAGCGCAAACTGTAACAGTTTCTGCTGTTGATGATACGACAGTTGAAGCCAACCATATCGGTACTATTAATCACGTTGCCAGCAGTTCCGATTTACGATACAACGGCATTACCATCGCTTCCGTTAATGCCAATATTACTGATAACGACTCAACGCCACCGACGATTAACTTTTCAACCGGACCGCTCAATTATACTGAAAATCAAGGTTCAGTATTAGTGGATGCCGGCATGACTGTAACCGATCCAGATTCACCTGATTTTAACGGCGGCGTTTTAACGGTTCAATTTGCCAATACGACAGGTTTAGCGGAAGATAGTTTATCCATTCGTAACCAAGGAACAGGTGCCGGTCAAATAAGCATTGCCGGTAACGTGGTAAATTATGGAGGAGTTGCAATCGCTACCTTTAGTGGCGGGACAAATGGGGCGACACCTTTAGTCATTAATTTCAACAGCAATGCCAATATCACATCAGTTTCAGCATTGCTGCAAAATATTACCTATCAGAATAGTTCAGAAAACCCCTCAACTGCTTCCCGCACCTTACAATTCCAAATGACGGATGGAGATACTGGAATTGGACTGCCGGTAAATAAAGCCATTAATCTGAATGCAGTCAACGATGTGGCGGTTTTAGCCACAAATGCCGACTTAACTTTAAATGAAGGTGCGAGTGGAATAATTAACACCGGCACATTACAAGTAACAGATGCTGATAATCTGCCAGCACAACTCATTTACAGCGTAACCACTTCGCCAAGTAACGGCAGTTTATTCTTAAATGGAGTTGCTACAACCAGCTTCACTCAAGACGATATCGATAACAACCGCATCACGTATTTACACAACGGAAGTGAAACGACAACTGACAGTCTTACCTTCACGGTTTTTGATGGGACAAATACTCTAGGCGCTTCCACTTTTAACTTCACTATTAACGCAGTCAACGATGTGGCGGTTTTAGCCACAAATGCCGACTTAACTTTAAATGAAGGTGCGAGTGGAATAATTAACACCGGCACATTACAAGTAACAGATGCTGATACTGCGCCGGCACAACTCATTTACACGGTAACGACGGCAACGACAAATGGCACTCTATTATTAAATAACGTTGCTACTACCAGCTTCACGCAAGACGATATCAACAACAACCGCATTACTTACACACACACCGGTAGTGAAACCACAAATGACAGCTTTACTTTTACGATTTCTGATGGCACAAATACGCTAGGTGCTTCTACGTTTAACTTCACCATCAATGCAGTCAACGATGTGCCGGTTTTAGCAGCCAATGCGGGCTTAACTTTAAATGAAGGTGCGAGTGGAATAATTAACACCAGCATCCTACAAGTAACGGATATTGATACGGCGCCGGCACAACTCATTTACAGCGTAACCACTTCGCCAACTAACGGTACTTTATTCTTAAATGGAGTCGCCACAACCAGCTTTACCCAAGACGATATCAATAACAACCGTGCCACCTATTTACACAACGGCAGTGAAACCACAACAGACAGCTTTACCTTCACGGTTTCTGATGGGACAAATACTCTAGGCGCTTCCACTTTTAACTTCACCATCAATGCGGTAAACGATGTGCCGGTTTTAGCAACCAATGCCGGCTTAACTTTAAATGAAGGTGCAAGTGCAAATGTCTCATCAGGAGTATTACAAACAACGGATATTGATACGGCGCCGGCACAACTCATTTACACCGTTACTAATTTACCAACCAATGGCACTCTATTATTAAATAATAGCGCCGCAACCAGCTTCACCCAAGATGATATCGATAACAACCGCATCACATATTTACACAACGGCAGCGAAACCACAACTGACAACTTTACCTTTACAGTTTCTGATGGCACAAATACCCTAGGCGCATCTACATTTAACTTCACCATTAACGCAGTCAGCGATGTGCCGATTTTAGCCACAAATACTGGTTTAGCTTTAACTGAGGGGACGAGTGGAATAATTAACACCGGCACCCTACAAGTAACGGATATTGATACGGCGCCGACACAACTCATTTACAGCGTAACCACTTCGCCAACTAACGGCACTTTATTCTTAAATGGAGTCGCCACAACCAGCTTTACCCAAGACGATATCGATAACAGCCGCATTACTTACACACACAACGGCAGTGAAACCACAAATGACAGCTTTACCTTTACGATTTCTGATGGCACAAATACCCTAGGTGCTTCCACTTTTAACTTCACCATCAATGCAGTAAACAATGTGCCGATTTTAGCAACCAATGCCGGCTTAACCTTAAATGAAGGAACAAGTGCAAATGTCTCATCAGGAGTATTACAGACAACCGATGTTGATACTGCGCCGACACAACTCATTTACAGCGTAACCACTTCGCCAAGTAACGGCACTTTATTCTTAAATGGAGTCGTCACAACCAGCTTTACCCAAGACGATATCAATAGCAACCGTGTCACCTATTTACACAACGGCAGTGAAACCACAACTGACAGTTTTACTTTTACAGTAAGCGATGGCGTTAATACGTTGAATGGTGCCACATTTGCAATTAATATCACGCCTGTTAATGATGCGCCGGCAGCTAATAACGACAGTTTTATCGCAACTGAAGACACTCCCCTCACCGTTGCTTTGGCAAACAGTGTTTTAACCAACGATACGGATGTAGAAAACACCCCCTTAACAGCAGCCTTAGTAACTAACCCAAATAACGGCACAGTTACTTTCAATACAAACGGCACTTTTACTTACACTCCCAACGGAAACTTTGCCGGCACAGATAGCTTTACTTATCAAGCAAGCGATGGTAATTCTACCTCAAATATTGCCACAATTACCATTACAGTAAACCCGGTTAATGACGCGCCGATTGCTGTGGATGACAGCTACAGCACTAACAAAAATATCCCCCTCACCATAGCCGCCGACACAGGAATTTTAGCCAGCGATAGCGATGTCGAAAATAACCCCTTAACAGCGGTACTGATAACCGACACAAATAATGGCACACTGAGCTTAAATCCTAATGGTTCCTTTACTTACACACCGAATGCCGGCTTTGTCGGTAACGACAGCTTCACCTATCAAGCAAATGACGGTTTGTTGAATTCCAATGCTGTGACTGTCTCCATTACCGTTGATGAGGCGAATGCGGTGCCGGTGTTGGCGAGAAATGCCGGCTTAACTTTAAATGAAGGTGCCGGTGTTAGCCTTTCGTCTGCAATGCTACAAACAACTGATGCTGATAACCTGCCGGCACAGTTAATCTACACAGTCACGGCTTCCTCAACCAACGGTACTCTTTTATTAAATGGAGTCGCAACAACCAGTTTCACGCAAGCTGATATTGATAACAACCGAATTACTTACGCACACAACGGCGGCGAAACAACAAGCGACAGTTTTACTTTCACAGTTGCCGATGGTGCCGGCGGATCACTCAGCAATACGTTTAACATCACAATAAATCCTGTGAATGTTGCGCCGGCAGCCAATAACGATAGCTTAACGCTGAACGAAAATGCGCCGACAACGGCAATTAACGTACTAGCAAATGATACCGATGCCGATGGAGATACGCTAGTAATTGCAAGTTTTACCCAACCAAGCAACGGCACCTTGCTAAGCAATGCAGACGGCACCTTCTCCTACACCCCCAATTCCAACTTTGCCGGCAGCGATAGCTTTACCTACAACATCAGCGACGGCAAAGGCGGCACAGACATCGGCATTGTCACCCTCACGATTAGCCCAACGCCAATTCCAACGCCTACTCCAGAACCGGCACCGATTCCCACGCCTACTCCGGAACCGACTCCAACGCCAATTCCCACACCAATCCCTACTCCGGAACCGACTCCAACGCCAATTCCCGCTCCCACTCCGGAACCATCACCGATTCCCACGCCTACTCCGGAACCGACTCCAATTCCAACTCCCATTCCTACTCCGGAACCGGCTCCAACGCCAATTCCCACACCAATCCCTACTCCGGAACCCACGCCAATTCCCACACCGATTCCCACGCCTACTCCGGAACCGGCACCCATTCCCACGCCTTCTCCAGAACCGACTCCAATTCCAACTCCCATTCCTACTCCGGAACCGGAACCGACACCCATTCCAACGCCTACTCCAGAACCGGCACCCATTCCCACTCCCATACCAATTCCTTCTGAGTCGCCACAGCCGAATAATCAGCCGGGGACAACACCAAATGCCGGTTCTGGTGCGTTTTACTTTGAAAATTTCTTTCAGTATTTCGCAACGCGTCAGCGAGATTTTATCAACTTATTCTTTGATGAGAACTACTATCTCGCTAACAACCCTGACGTTGCCGAAGCGGTTGCGAAAGGTGTCTATCACACCGGCTTTGAACATTTCCAAGATTTTGGATTGTTTGAAGGTCGCAATCCCAGCGAACTCTTCGATAATCAGCAGTATATCGCCGCTAATGCTGACGTTGCCGAAGCCATCGCTGCCGGGGTTTATCAGAGTGGTTTTGAACACTTTATTCAGCATGGATTATTTGAAGAACGCGATCTAAAGCTGCTGCTATTTGATGAAGCTTATTACCGAACAATGAACCTTGATGTTGCCGAAGCCATTGAACTCGGTGTCTATGACAGTGGCTATGAACACTTCATTAAACACGGTCAATTTGAGGGAAGAAATCCCAGCATTCTGTTTAACGAAAGCTATTATCTTACCCAAAATCCTGAAGTGGCTGCTGCTGTGGCTGCCGGCACTTACCATTCGGGATTTGAACATTTCATCCAAGTTGGTTTATTTGCCGGCTTAAATCCGAGCGCTTTATTCGATAACCAAGCCTATCTCGCCCAAAATCCAAAAGTGGCTGCTGCTGTGGCTGCCGGCACTTACCATTCTGGATTTGAGCATTTCCTCAAAATCGGCTTATTTGACGGAAGTTCGCCTCAACTATTGCTGAGTAAGCAAGTGTTTGATTTTGAAAGTATGACCGAGTATTTATCAACTGCCGGTCGAGGAGCATTGGCCTTATTCTTTGATGAAAATGCTTATTTAGCTGAAAACCCAGATATTAGAGAAGCCATTGCAAACGGCGATTTTAAAACTAGCTTAGAACACTTCCTAAAATTTGCACCGGCTCAAGGACGCGGTTTGATTTCCCTATTCTTTAACGAAGAGACTTATCTCGCTGAAAACTCAGATGTTGCCTATGCAGTCGCGCAGGGAAGTTATATCAGCGGGTTAGAACACTTCTTGCAATTCGGTATCTTTGAAGGCCGCGATTCCCGATTCTTGTTATTTGATGAAGGCTTCTATCTTGCCAATAACCCAGATGTTCAAGAAGCAGTTGATAAAGGTGTGTACCGTAGTGGCTTTGAACATTACGAACGCTATGGACAAGCTGAAGGACGAAATCCTAGCAATTTATTTGATGAAAAATTCTATTTAGCTGAAAATGCTGATGTCGCAGAGGCTGTGGCTGCCGGCATTTATCGCAGTGGCTTTGAACACTTCGTTAAGCATGGTTTGTTTGAAGGACGTAATCCCTGCACTTTATTCGATAACCAGCGCTATTTAGCAGAAAATGCTGATGTTGCCGAGGCTGTCTCTGCTGGCATTTATCGCAGTGGCTTTGAACAATTCCTAAAAGTAGGATTACAAGCGGGACGAGACTCGCAGTTTTTGCAGTTTAACGAAGTCGCTTATTTAGCAGCGAATGCAGATGTAGCCGCTGCTGTGGCGGCTGGAGTTTACAGCAATGGGTTTGAGCATTTTAAGCGGTTTGGCCGGTTTGAAGGTCGTGCCGGCTTGATTGGATAA
- a CDS encoding chemotaxis protein CheW: MNSPKYSRRFRTRHDERSRITAQKLIIFQLGSEYYAIPIERVQRVLKEFTAHGTLQTGCRLVRDHNETITIIDLSTLFISSHDERERHYLIVCTLYHGERLGIPIPEMPAILEVPKDQFSEIPELYRQGNLAAAIQNLINTPEGKVVFYINLDLLIQEVLPNLHNEREKLNL; encoded by the coding sequence ATGAATAGTCCTAAGTACAGCCGCCGGTTTCGCACTAGACACGATGAACGCTCTCGAATAACAGCTCAGAAACTTATTATTTTTCAATTGGGAAGCGAATATTATGCGATTCCGATTGAGCGGGTTCAGCGTGTTCTTAAGGAATTTACCGCTCACGGGACACTCCAAACCGGCTGCCGGTTGGTGCGAGACCACAATGAAACGATTACAATTATTGATTTATCAACGCTATTTATTAGCAGTCATGATGAGCGAGAACGTCACTATCTCATCGTCTGTACCCTTTATCATGGCGAACGGCTGGGAATTCCAATTCCGGAAATGCCGGCTATTTTGGAAGTACCGAAAGACCAATTTAGTGAAATTCCGGAATTATACCGACAAGGCAATCTCGCCGCAGCCATCCAAAACCTAATTAACACGCCTGAAGGTAAAGTAGTTTTTTACATTAACCTTGATCTTTTAATTCAAGAAGTTCTCCCCAATCTACACAATGAGCGCGAGAAACTAAACCTTTAG